In Plasmodium gaboni strain SY75 chromosome 14, whole genome shotgun sequence, one genomic interval encodes:
- a CDS encoding hypothetical protein (conserved Plasmodium protein, unknown function) codes for MSNIKKSIYFYKDWSDENESEFYSEENNGSVNENSKKSSANLTNEECIEKEKSIENSVHLEYNNTCKNSGDSIFYDVKNSQENKHSSFENEKIKLSKKSFYSIYDDTDENEDSDYQILKNNRKENMLSFSNKKRTDIYEKEGFINETSLYNNDNMLYEHNNFNNIDNKINNNINNNNNNNNIYSNNFMHIYDTEALYSDNTEKEKYDSDDSHKYTSSNNLTEKIKRNIIIKNVLKKINTLINHFKMYKSQINFSYIGIFTILKKYLYIIKNNKMIFLKKKRYTKKMHLCKNKDMKKKFCRVKTFYCLKRKFLYNVDIKFLIKEKHFLKYLYLCTLKKKIQAHYKKEKRKTEKVLNKLIKYIINNEIKKKGKNKINKSTSYHDISNIKNGKYNMDRKIKTYIFKNKRSLLNYKFYHSNDYSVKKYLIDFFGNINKSHDHKNSDETYVENTNIYNNSFDKDITNICTMDKENIGTFYGDKTDENGKNCVNDENYEEIKNDENYEEVKSDENYEEVKNDENYEEVKNDENYEEVKSDENYEEVKNDENYEEVKNDVNYEEVKSDENYEEVKNDENNEEVKNDVNYEEVKNDVNYEEVKSDENNENYGQIKNNVNDANKTYENINNIEKEKTNELVHNDEIYTTYIKDETKLMNSQSFATSQDMDNSIKENNNYKNCYDIGNNTNSMDNLSVCKEHVNDMKREHDIHNDINNEDKNDDTYEDKYYNSISYIHESVQHISYDNEIQKSYSDEIIPSNSVEIISNHGDAIVPKRGNEIISNHGDQIIPNCGDEIISNHGDQIIPNHGDENLSSDYDQKSLNYHSSKSYISDTEENIHYEENIKDTNNYNSEGCLSYDKNSSKYDNSESYINNNVEKNDDQYDEKGSIQYNTNSYDKSYSYYSDSVQNDIYSYKRKCSDDNNNNMNYSKDSIGIIKSITSANSEEKKEMKYNKNTTYSYDYYDYNNNDVHSSYYLYDQDKVDEISQKNKITTRTGSFITNKSVYQYEKYKKDQPSTNVVIPSKIYNTNFNDIENKMEKEIRKSFEQFFNIPIQYNDIKKYEEIKHINDNEYMKQTKEEIKNFDNKDGINIINKSDYTLSMQNIMNINEEENIPLNQNMKVESISNSFQSDENITSNNNINTNKEEIEDKTNKYNNNIYKNIKNNPNNDDHDVHLNEEDIIIEKHDDTTNMIRKQEQIYKIYSRLQNRILNDFKKGCLKKMKKIFNKKCKKIEKDISQNIQSVVQNYNLDDINCSEFVNIYKKKSKKKKKTKNVKSKKWADNVHVLKDEQSVKNTDDHENKLTDRFNETDKINNSDKNIMNNNTCYDKKCDIIDNYTYNVVQYDDDTYKIYNPSDMYPYYYVTKREEATYKNSYYYNVYNYEHSKDKYVEKDLINYVYLNKGNVYKNVEKDEKNQNKECDHGNTEIKLNIYQRKGSSDSNSKENIDMNNLECTSFYFTKNDLKNKNKLFDLLKNIDKKKNLRDVIFKIFTVINSKMFNGDMINEKENFKNNEIMKYIKTKNVFNKITSYKNNRNGENKQKKMKKKLHGFFIRNKLKYDNNNNNNNNISYNNNIGKNKNNIQKISKQKKINKIFYPTNIYKKMYQKIKEHNKNKEGNHKIIDTYNMKYKLINVPNKDIYFHKNENNNMGVKKTLPVYIYRMMMKQKNKYIPIKKFNYSYLFIEKKKKNYNSSKRNNKILPYYYFSDLNNMSQKMKQILYYKPIVTNKKSIYNEHIPNWEYNKNTYITNNMINIHKNSNNNNMYYISSNFDGNSMFFDGNNTCMYYHSKDYISKEDIHAKCLMDDCSEYYCSLDMEKRTNDNFDNHKTILNDNKQKYIIEKEDAHRVLLNEGTHIDVDLKEKLNENKEESNTVCVDDNIKDTYIVNENNELVKMYNHDSNLQIIPSTGNKNINDKIFSYAIRQYYYNLNKCILCDKENSKKSYPSIYHNNNNNNTNMVAENTHQYKGDRRNNFNIQDNKIIKFDGDNNYKYNTVSNYYINDDSLSKGIKKTTLKKSNNIQKKNIITNNNKTNNRNNSNINYSCNSVIQVKNNIINVKPQKQKQNDNKEIYNFSITNENVIPSYYTNLVNKYKKDIGKCILKNIYNGNEYIKNSNIKYTCMNNTYMNKIYPKKKNIYTNKTYMMQNKNMNQVYQNEYDKPNVTKYQLKVKKITFNSTNQSKQINNTNFNNLDLYNNKNYDYFYYNKNYDLKNSIKLKNNNIESFQICSINSPINDKATNTNYKHNVENICIFKDF; via the coding sequence ATGTccaatataaaaaaaagtatttatttttataaggATTGGAGTGATGAAAATGAATCAGAATTTTACAGTGAAGAAAATAACGGTAGTGTAAATGAAAATAGTAAAAAAAGTTCAGCTAATTTAACCAATGAAGAATGTATagagaaagaaaaaagtaTAGAAAACTCTGTACATCtagaatataataatacatgTAAAAATTCTGGTGAttctatattttatgatGTAAAAAATTCACAAGAGAATAAACATTCTTCCtttgaaaatgaaaagatAAAGTTATCAAAGAAATCGTTTTATTctatatatgatgatacagatgaaaatgaagataGTGATTATCAAattttaaagaataatCGCAAAGAAAATATGTTATCCTTcagtaataaaaaaaggaCGGATATATATGAGAAAGAAGGATTCATTAATGAAAcatctttatataataatgacaATATGTTGTAtgaacataataattttaacAATATAGATaacaaaattaataataatattaataataataataataataataatatttatagtaataattttatgcatatatatgaCACAGAAGCACTCTACAGTGACAATAcagaaaaagaaaaatacGATTCAGATGATTCTCATAAATATACGAGTTCAAATAATTTAACtgagaaaataaaaaggaatataattattaaaaatgtcttaaaaaaaattaacacACTAATCAACCattttaaaatgtataaatcacaaattaatttttcatatattggtatatttacaattttaaagaaatatttgtatattataaaaaataacaaaatgattttcttaaaaaagaaaagataCACCAAGAAAATGCATTTATGCAAGAATAAagatatgaaaaaaaagttCTGTAGAGttaaaacattttattgtttgaaaagaaaattcttatataatgtagacattaaatttttgataaaagaaaagcattttcttaaatatttatatttatgtaccttaaagaaaaaaatacaaGCTCATTACAAGAAGGAGAAAAGAAAAACTGAAAAAGTCTTAAACAAattgataaaatatataataaataatgaaataaaaaaaaaaggtaaaaacaaaataaataaaagtaCATCATATCATGATATTAGTAATATCAAAAATggtaaatataatatggacagaaaaataaaaacttacatttttaaaaataaaagaagTTTACTcaattataaattttatcATTCAAATGATTATTCagtaaaaaaatatctaATTGATTTTTTTGGCAACATTAATAAGTCTCATGATCATAAAAATTCGGATGAAACTTATGTtgaaaatacaaatatttataacaaCTCTTTTGATAAGgatattacaaatatatgtactatggataaagaaaatatagGTACATTTTATGGGGATAAAACTGATGAAAATGGTAAAAATTGTgtaaatgatgaaaattatgaagagattaaaaatgatgaaaattatGAAGAGGTTAAAAGTGATGAAAATTATGAAGAGgttaaaaatgatgaaaattatgaagaggttaaaaatgatgaaaattatGAAGAGGTTAAAAGTGATGAAAATTATGAAGAGgttaaaaatgatgaaaattatGAAGAGGTTAAAAATGATGTCAATTATGAAGAAGTTAAGAGTGATGAAAATTATGAAGAGgttaaaaatgatgaaaataatgaagagGTTAAAAATGATGTAAATTATGAAGAGGTTAAAAATGATGTAAATTATGAAGAAGTTAAGAgtgatgaaaataatgaaaattatggacagattaaaaataatgtaaatgATGCAAATAAAACctatgaaaatataaataatatagaaaaagaaaaaacaaatgaaCTTGTTCATAATGATGAAATCTATACGacttatataaaagatgaaACAAAACTAATGAATTCACAAAGCTTTGCAACATCACAAGATATGGATAATTctattaaagaaaataataattacaaaAATTGTTATGATATAGGCAATAATACCAATTCTATGGATAATTTAAGTGTGTGTAAAGAGCATGTTAACGATATGAAAAGAGAACATGATATCcataatgatattaataatgagGACAAAAATGATGATACGTATGAGgacaaatattataatagCATAAGTTATATACATGAGAGTGTACAACATATTTCTTACGATAATGAAATTCAAAAGAGTTATAGTGATGAAATTATACCAAGTAATAGTGTTGAAATTATATCAAATCATGGTGATGCAATTGTACCAAAACGTGGTAATGAAATTATATCAAATCATGGTGATCAAATTATACCAAATTGTGGTGATGAAATTATATCAAATCATGGTGATCAAATTATACCAAATCATGGTGATGAAAATTTAAGTAGCGATTATGATCAAAAAAGCCTTAACTATCATAGCAGTAAAAGTTATATTAGTGATACtgaagaaaatatacattatGAAGAAAACATAAAGGATACTAATAATTATAACAGTGAAGGTTGCCTTAgttatgataaaaatagtAGTAAATATGACAACAGTGAAAgttatattaataataatgttgaaaaaaatgatgatcaatatgatgaaaaagGAAGTATCcaatataatacaaattCATATGATAAAAGTTACAGCTATTATAGTGATAGTGTACaaaatgatatttattCTTACAAACGTAAATGtagtgatgataataataataatatgaattataGCAAAGATAGCATAGgaattattaaaagtaTTACAAGTGCTAACTctgaagaaaaaaaagaaatgaagtacaataaaaatactACATATAGttatgattattatgattataataataatgatgtTCATTCTTCTTATTATCTCTATGATCAAGATAAAGTTGATGAAATATCacaaaaaaacaaaatCACAACAAGAACTGGAAGCTTCATAACAAATAAAAGTGTTTATCAATAcgaaaaatataaaaaagatcAACCAAGTACAAATGTTGTAATTCcatcaaaaatatataatactaattttaatgatatagaaaacaaaatggaaaaagaaataagAAAAAGCTTTGAGcaattttttaatattcctatacaatataatgatattaaaaaatatgaagaaataaaacatattaatgataatgaatatatgaAGCAAAcaaaagaagaaataaaaaatttcGATAACAAAGATGgaattaatataataaacaaatcTGATTATACCTTATCAATgcaaaatataatgaatataaatgaagaagaaaatattcCCTTAAATCAAAATATGAAGGTAGAATCTATCAGCAACTCTTTTCAATctgatgaaaatattactagtaataataacattaaTACAAACAAAGAAGAAATAGAAGAcaaaacaaataaatataataacaatatatataaaaatataaaaaataatccTAATAATGATGATCACGATGTACATCTTAATGAAGAGGACATAATCATCGAAAAACATGATGACACAACAAATATGATAAGAAAACAagaacaaatatataaaatatattcacGTTTACAAAATAGAATTTTAAATGATTTTAAAAAAGGTTgcttaaaaaaaatgaaaaaaatatttaataaaaaatgtaaaaaaattgaaaagGATATTTCTCAAAATATACAAAGTGTGGTCCAAAATTATAACTTAGATGATATTAATTGTTCAGaatttgtaaatatatataagaaaaaatcaaaaaaaaagaaaaagacAAAAAATGTAAAGAGCAAAAAATGGGCAGACAATGTGCACGTATTGAAAGATGAGCAAAGTGTAAAAAATACTGATGATcatgaaaataaattgaCTGATAGATTTAACGAGAcagataaaataaataacagtgataaaaatattatgaataaCAACACTTgttatgataaaaaatgtGATATTATTGATAATTACACTTATAATGTTGTTCAATATGATGATGACAcatacaaaatatataaccCATCAGATATGTACCCTTACTATTATGTTACTAAAAGGGAGGAAGctacatataaaaattcGTACTATTAcaatgtatataattatgaacattcaaaagataaatatgtagaaaaggatttaataaattacgtttatttaaataaagGAAATGTTTACAAGAATGTAGAAAAAGATGAgaaaaatcaaaataaagaGTGTGACCATGGAAATACAGAAAtcaaattaaatatttatcaaaGAAAAGGAAGTTCTGATTCAAATTCAAAGgaaaatatagatatgaataatttGGAATGTACaagtttttattttactaAAAATGATCTgaagaataaaaataaattatttgatcttttaaaaaatattgataaaaaaaaaaatttacgTGATGTTatctttaaaatattcacTGTTATAAATTCAAAAATGTTCAATGGAGATATGATTAATGAAAAggaaaattttaaaaataacgaaattatgaaatatataaaaactaaaaatgtatttaataaaattacaTCATATAAGAACAATAGAAATGGTGAAAACAAGCAGAAGAAGATGAAAAAGAAGTTACATGgtttttttataagaaataaacTAAAATACgacaataataataataataataataatattagttataataataatattggtaagaataaaaataatatacagAAAATAAGCaaacaaaagaaaatcaataaaatattctatcctacaaatatatataaaaaaatgtaccagaaaattaaagaacataataaaaataaggaAGGAAACCATAAAATTATagatacatataatatgaaatataaattaataaatgtaccaaataaagatatatatttccataaaaatgaaaataataatatgggTGTAAAGAAAACGTTGCctgtttatatttatcgaatgatgatgaaacaaaaaaataaatatatacctattaaaaaatttaattattcatatttatttatagaaaaaaaaaagaaaaattataattcttccaaaagaaataataaaattctaccatattattatttctctgatttaaataatatgagtcaaaaaatgaaacaaattttatattataagcCTATTGTTACTAACAAGAAAAGTATCTACAATGAGCACATACCAAACTGggaatataataaaaatacatatataacaaataatatgataaatatacataaaaatagtaacaataataatatgtattatatcAGCTCAAATTTCGATGGAAATAGCATGTTTTTTGATGGTAATAATACATGTATGTATTATCATTCAAAAGATTATATAAGTAAGGAAGATATCCATGCAAAGTGTCTTATGGATGACTGTAGTGAATATTATTGTTCGCTAGACATGGAAAAAAGAACAAATGACAATTTTGATAATCATAAGACtattttaaatgataacaagcaaaaatatataattgaaAAGGAAGATGCCCATAGagtattattaaatgaGGGAACTCATATAGATGTTGACcttaaagaaaaattaaatgaaaataagGAAGAAAGCAATACTGTATGTGtagatgataatataaaagatacatatatagttaatgaaaataatgagTTAGTAAAAATGTATAACCATGATAGTAACCTTCAAATAATACCATCAACAGGtaataaaaacattaaTGATAAGATATTTAGTTATGCCATAAgacaatattattacaatcTAAATAAGTGTATTCTTTGtgataaagaaaatagTAAAAAATCATACCCTTcaatatatcataataataataataataatactaaTATGGTCGCCGAAAATACACATCAATATAAAGGAGACAGAAGAAAcaattttaatatacaagataataaaatcaTAAAATTTGATGGcgataataattataaatataatactgtaagtaattattatataaatgatgaCTCCTTATCAAAAGggataaaaaaaacaacattaaaaaaaagtaacaacattcaaaaaaaaaatataataactaataataacaaaacaaataatagaaataatagtaatattaaTTACTCATGTAATAGTGTGATACAagttaaaaataatataataaatgttaaacctcaaaaacaaaaacaaaatgataacaaagaaatatataatttctcAATTACTAATGAAAATGTCATACCATCCTATTACACAAATTtagtaaataaatacaaaaagGATATTGGAAAATGTATActgaaaaatatatacaacggaaatgaatatattaaaaatagtaatataaaatatacatgtatgaataatacatatatgaataaaatataccccaaaaaaaaaaatatatatacaaataaaacatatatgatgcaaaataaaaatatgaatcaagtatatcaaaatgaatatgatAAACCAAATGTAACTAAATATCAActaaaagtaaaaaaaattacttTTAATAGTACAAATCAAAgtaaacaaataaataatacaaacTTCAATAATTTggatttatataataataaaaattatgattatttttattataacaaaaattaCGATTTAAAAAACTCAATTAAactaaaaaataataatattgaaagCTTTCAAATATGTTCCATAAATTCTCCAATAAATGACAAAGCCACAAATACAAACTACAAGCACAATGttgaaaatatatgtatttttaaggacttttaa